A region from the Janthinobacterium agaricidamnosum genome encodes:
- a CDS encoding DUF3422 family protein produces the protein MHLINSSLNHALRVPLAAEIHSRPFLQLDAPELITHLAVYKDDSAAPGASNMAAQHATLAALCTHFGVTPPAAEAKYFYYDFGRFRLKWECHTEFATFTFAEHPGAALPLEQAFERMPLEQLPQQWLVGLKGKLMVAAHVVLEQATEPAEIFMQGLSRVFEGNTLAGSKVLQGGELWTDFTIQSDGFSRFVIRDAGMRSQQSGRLVQRVLEIETYRMMALLGLPYAMQAAPSLNAIENELATLAAAMVDTDDAPGAGDEGVSEQALLDRITRLAARIEKLSLDNSYRFSASKAYMGLVKARIDELREVRIEGIPTVEEFMDRRLTPAMNTCEAMSSRQEAMAQRIANTNDLLRTRVGIVQELQNRQILQSMNARAAQQLRLQQAVEGLSVAAISYYVIGLFSYTGKAAKVLGLPVNPEILVGALVPFVAAAVWLGLRRMHHKLHAD, from the coding sequence ATGCACTTGATTAACTCCAGTTTGAACCACGCCTTGCGCGTGCCGCTGGCTGCGGAAATCCACTCGCGGCCGTTTTTGCAGCTCGATGCCCCCGAGCTGATCACCCACCTGGCCGTCTACAAGGATGACAGCGCGGCGCCCGGTGCGTCGAATATGGCGGCGCAACATGCCACGCTGGCGGCCCTGTGCACGCATTTCGGCGTCACGCCGCCCGCTGCCGAAGCCAAGTATTTCTATTACGACTTTGGCCGCTTCCGCCTGAAATGGGAATGCCACACGGAATTTGCCACGTTTACCTTCGCCGAACATCCGGGCGCCGCCTTGCCACTGGAGCAGGCGTTCGAACGCATGCCCCTGGAACAGTTGCCACAGCAATGGCTGGTGGGCTTGAAGGGCAAGCTGATGGTGGCCGCCCACGTGGTGCTCGAGCAGGCAACGGAGCCGGCCGAAATCTTCATGCAAGGCTTGTCGCGCGTGTTCGAGGGCAATACCCTGGCCGGCAGCAAGGTGCTGCAGGGCGGCGAATTGTGGACGGATTTCACCATCCAGTCTGACGGCTTCAGCCGTTTCGTCATCCGCGACGCGGGCATGCGCTCGCAGCAGTCGGGCCGCCTGGTGCAGCGCGTGCTGGAAATCGAAACCTACCGCATGATGGCCTTGTTGGGCTTGCCCTACGCCATGCAGGCGGCGCCATCGTTGAATGCCATCGAGAACGAACTGGCGACCCTGGCCGCCGCCATGGTCGATACGGACGACGCCCCAGGAGCCGGCGATGAGGGCGTCTCCGAGCAAGCCTTGCTCGACCGCATCACGCGCCTGGCGGCCCGCATAGAAAAGCTGTCGCTCGACAATAGCTACCGTTTTTCCGCCTCGAAAGCCTATATGGGCCTCGTCAAGGCGCGCATCGACGAGCTGCGCGAAGTGCGCATCGAGGGCATCCCCACGGTCGAGGAATTCATGGACCGCCGTTTGACGCCCGCCATGAATACGTGTGAAGCGATGTCCAGCCGCCAGGAAGCGATGGCGCAGCGCATTGCCAACACGAACGATTTGCTGCGCACGCGCGTGGGCATCGTGCAGGAGTTGCAAAACCGGCAAATCCTGCAATCGATGAACGCCCGCGCGGCGCAGCAGCTGCGCTTGCAGCAAGCGGTGGAAGGCTTGTCCGTGGCCGCCATTTCGTATTATGTGATCGGCCTGTTCAGCTACACGGGCAAGGCGGCCAAGGTGCTGGGGCTGCCCGTGAATCCGGAAATCCTCGTCGGCGCCCTGGTACCGTTCGTGGCGGCCGCCGTCTGGCTGGGCTTGCGCCGCATGCATCACAAGCTGCACGCGGACTGA
- a CDS encoding acyl-CoA synthetase — translation MTADFNTGLGKNSANYAALTPLDYIARAAAVYGNRLAIAHGSLRQTWRETYARTRRLASGLIKLGVGTGDTVAVMLPNTPAMVEASFGVPMAGAVLNALNIRLDLASLTFMLRHGQAKVLLADTEFAELARQMAAQIPGLRVIQVNDVLGPEVDAFSDLDYEALLASGNPDYDWQPPADEWDAIALNYTSGTTGDPKGVVYHHRGAALNALSNILEWDMPKHAVYLWTLPMFHCNGWCFPWTVAARAGVNVCLRKFEPKLVFDLMRELRITHYCAAPIVHAALANAPANWREGIDWTVRGMVAGAPPPAAMVAKIEAMGFDLIHSYGLTEVYGPAAICAEQDEWAALSQEERAVLKSRQGVRYHLQSAVAVLDPETMEPVAADGEQIGEIMFRGNICMKGYLKNEKATQEAFAGGWFHTGDLGVMYPDGYIKLKDRSKDIIISGGENISSVEVEDALYHHPQVLAAAVIAQPDEKWGETPCAFVELREGATVTEAELIAFCKNNLAGFKVPKAIYFGPLPRTSTGKIQKFELRKRMHSDKAIDV, via the coding sequence ATGACTGCTGATTTCAACACCGGCCTCGGCAAAAACAGCGCCAACTACGCCGCCCTCACCCCGCTCGACTATATCGCCAGGGCAGCCGCAGTATATGGCAATCGCCTGGCAATTGCACATGGCAGCCTGCGCCAGACGTGGCGCGAGACCTATGCGCGCACGCGCCGCCTGGCCTCCGGCTTGATCAAGCTGGGCGTGGGCACGGGCGATACGGTGGCCGTGATGCTGCCGAACACGCCCGCCATGGTGGAAGCGAGCTTTGGCGTTCCCATGGCCGGCGCCGTCCTCAATGCGCTCAATATCCGCCTCGACCTGGCCTCCTTGACCTTCATGCTGCGCCACGGCCAGGCGAAAGTCTTGCTGGCCGATACGGAATTTGCCGAACTGGCGCGCCAGATGGCGGCGCAGATTCCCGGCTTGCGCGTGATCCAGGTCAACGACGTGCTGGGACCGGAAGTGGATGCGTTTTCCGACCTCGACTACGAAGCCTTGCTGGCCAGCGGCAACCCCGATTACGACTGGCAGCCGCCGGCGGACGAGTGGGACGCCATCGCATTGAACTACACGTCCGGCACCACGGGCGACCCGAAAGGCGTCGTCTACCACCACCGCGGCGCGGCCTTGAATGCCCTGTCGAACATATTAGAGTGGGACATGCCCAAGCATGCCGTGTATTTATGGACCTTGCCGATGTTCCACTGCAACGGCTGGTGCTTCCCGTGGACCGTGGCCGCCCGCGCGGGCGTCAACGTGTGCCTGCGCAAGTTCGAACCGAAGCTCGTGTTCGACCTGATGCGCGAATTGCGCATCACCCACTATTGCGCGGCGCCCATCGTGCATGCGGCGCTGGCCAACGCGCCCGCCAACTGGCGCGAGGGAATCGACTGGACCGTGCGCGGCATGGTGGCCGGCGCGCCGCCGCCGGCGGCCATGGTGGCGAAGATCGAAGCCATGGGTTTTGATTTGATCCACTCGTATGGCTTGACGGAAGTCTACGGCCCCGCCGCCATCTGCGCCGAGCAGGACGAGTGGGCGGCCTTGAGCCAGGAAGAGCGGGCCGTATTGAAATCGCGCCAGGGCGTGCGCTACCACTTGCAAAGCGCCGTGGCCGTGCTGGACCCGGAAACCATGGAACCGGTGGCGGCCGATGGCGAACAGATCGGCGAGATCATGTTCCGTGGCAACATCTGCATGAAGGGTTATTTAAAGAATGAAAAGGCGACGCAGGAAGCGTTCGCGGGCGGCTGGTTCCACACGGGCGACCTCGGCGTGATGTATCCGGACGGCTACATCAAGCTGAAGGACCGCAGCAAGGACATCATCATCTCGGGCGGCGAAAACATTTCCAGCGTGGAAGTGGAAGATGCGCTGTACCATCACCCGCAAGTGCTGGCCGCCGCCGTCATCGCCCAGCCCGACGAGAAATGGGGCGAAACGCCGTGCGCCTTCGTCGAACTGCGCGAAGGGGCGACGGTGACGGAAGCGGAATTGATCGCCTTCTGCAAGAACAACCTGGCGGGCTTCAAGGTGCCGAAAGCCATTTATTTCGGCCCCCTGCCCCGTACGTCGACGGGCAAGATCCAGAAGTTCGAATTGCGCAAGCGCATGCATTCGGACAAGGCCATCGACGTCTAG
- a CDS encoding SCO family protein, which translates to MKRRLFLLAGTAGLLTLAACEQAPKPHYNGLDLTGGDYKPDFKLSGPDGKVYTLADFKGKYVMVFFGFTQCPDVCPTALSRALEIRQKLGADADKLQVLFISIDPERDTPELLGEYMRAFDPSFLGLRTDPKDTAQTAFNYKVFYRRVPSGSSYTMDHTAISYVLDTEGRMRLGLKHQLTGDECVQDIKTLMKSKYTL; encoded by the coding sequence ATGAAACGTCGTCTTTTCCTTCTCGCCGGCACGGCGGGATTGCTCACGCTTGCCGCTTGCGAACAAGCGCCGAAACCCCATTACAACGGCCTCGACCTGACGGGAGGCGATTACAAGCCCGACTTCAAGTTGAGCGGCCCCGACGGCAAGGTCTACACCCTGGCCGACTTCAAGGGCAAGTATGTGATGGTCTTCTTTGGCTTCACGCAATGCCCGGACGTGTGCCCGACAGCCCTGTCGCGCGCGCTGGAAATCCGCCAGAAACTGGGCGCCGATGCCGACAAGCTGCAAGTGCTCTTCATCAGCATCGACCCCGAGCGCGACACGCCCGAGCTGCTGGGCGAATACATGCGCGCCTTCGACCCCAGTTTCCTGGGCTTGCGCACGGACCCGAAGGACACGGCGCAGACGGCCTTCAACTACAAGGTCTTCTACCGCCGCGTGCCGAGCGGCAGTTCGTACACGATGGACCACACGGCCATCAGCTACGTGCTCGACACCGAGGGGCGCATGCGCCTGGGCCTGAAGCACCAGTTGACGGGCGATGAGTGCGTGCAGGACATCAAGACCCTGATGAAATCGAAATACACCTTGTAA
- a CDS encoding copper chaperone PCu(A)C, whose protein sequence is MTHLKTLLATALTVLSFSAAAQTSVQISDPWVRATVPQQKATGAFMQITAPKAMRLLEVRSPVAGVAEIHEMSMTDNMMRMRQVKEIALPAGKAVELKPGGYHVMLLDLKGQVKAGDKIPLTLVVEGEDKRRETIEVNAVARPLGASSTSTAMPAMKH, encoded by the coding sequence ATGACCCATCTGAAAACCCTGCTGGCCACGGCCCTGACCGTGCTGTCCTTCTCCGCCGCTGCACAGACGTCCGTGCAGATTAGCGACCCGTGGGTGCGCGCCACCGTGCCGCAGCAAAAAGCCACGGGCGCCTTCATGCAGATCACGGCGCCGAAAGCCATGCGGCTGCTGGAAGTGCGCTCGCCCGTGGCGGGCGTGGCGGAAATCCATGAAATGAGCATGACGGACAATATGATGCGCATGCGCCAGGTCAAGGAAATCGCCTTGCCAGCCGGTAAAGCCGTCGAACTGAAGCCGGGCGGCTACCACGTGATGCTGCTGGACCTGAAAGGGCAGGTGAAGGCGGGCGACAAGATCCCGCTGACCCTGGTCGTCGAAGGCGAGGACAAGCGCCGCGAAACCATCGAAGTCAATGCCGTGGCCCGTCCGCTGGGCGCCAGCTCGACGTCAACTGCGATGCCGGCGATGAAGCACTAA
- a CDS encoding M56 family metallopeptidase produces the protein MNVDMRLGIELGKLVPALGWVLLYFVWQGLIVGAVSAVLLWLLRQASARWRYAVCALALLLCVCIPFVHLLSLLSGASPARLTVDAPPAWRAALQAWMPALVLAWSAGVALMSLRLCLGLAWVGKLRRQAVAAPAIWQARLDALALRMGLHGSRKVPLKLHRGLASPVTVGFWRPVILLPAALLSGMPVALLEALLAHELAHVRRWDYLVNLLQSVAEALLFFHPVVWWLSARMRAEREQVADALAAQALQDPQQLATALHALSLHAAAPQHAGLLMSARGGALLTRIERLMTPGLDTAGWKLAVPALLLACATLLLQVQGKPAVNGTILADAAVAMLDLPVSAKHMLVFDDSTGKVLMAKDADAVVPIASITKLMTAMVVLDAGLAPDEQLRIVRADGDASLQRHSLLAEGVAVSRGALLQLALLPSENRAAAALARTYPGGSAAFQQALQAKIRHLGLTRTSLTDPVGSSPANTSTASEVAKIVAAAARYPDIARITSHPQASVAVNGKVRTLHNTNPLVGGKGWDILLSKTGSSHAAGSCLTMRMRSGGKHVTVVLLDADGAQRRSLDAGHIRDTLAGSPGRMH, from the coding sequence ATGAATGTGGACATGCGCTTGGGCATCGAGTTGGGCAAGCTGGTCCCTGCGCTGGGCTGGGTCTTGCTGTATTTCGTCTGGCAGGGCTTGATCGTCGGTGCCGTGTCCGCCGTCCTGCTCTGGCTGCTGCGTCAGGCCAGCGCGCGCTGGCGCTATGCCGTCTGCGCGCTGGCGCTGCTGCTGTGCGTTTGTATTCCTTTTGTGCACCTGCTGTCCCTGCTGTCGGGCGCATCGCCGGCCCGGCTGACGGTGGACGCTCCGCCCGCCTGGCGCGCCGCGCTGCAAGCGTGGATGCCGGCCCTGGTGCTGGCCTGGAGCGCCGGTGTCGCCCTGATGAGTTTGCGCCTGTGCCTGGGCCTGGCCTGGGTCGGCAAGCTGCGCCGCCAGGCGGTCGCTGCCCCGGCCATCTGGCAGGCGCGCCTCGATGCGCTGGCGCTGCGCATGGGCTTGCACGGCAGTCGGAAAGTGCCGCTGAAGCTGCATAGAGGACTGGCTAGCCCCGTCACGGTGGGATTCTGGCGCCCCGTCATCCTGCTGCCGGCCGCCTTGCTGAGCGGCATGCCCGTCGCCTTGCTCGAAGCGCTGCTGGCGCATGAACTGGCGCACGTGCGGCGCTGGGATTACCTGGTCAACCTGCTGCAAAGCGTGGCCGAGGCGCTGCTGTTCTTTCACCCCGTCGTCTGGTGGCTGTCGGCGCGCATGCGGGCCGAACGGGAACAGGTGGCCGACGCGCTGGCCGCGCAAGCGCTGCAAGATCCGCAGCAGCTGGCCACGGCGCTGCATGCCTTGTCCCTGCACGCTGCCGCGCCGCAACATGCCGGCTTGCTGATGTCGGCCCGGGGCGGGGCGCTGCTGACGCGCATCGAACGGCTGATGACGCCCGGGCTTGACACGGCCGGCTGGAAACTGGCCGTGCCCGCCTTGCTGCTGGCCTGCGCCACCCTGCTGCTGCAGGTGCAGGGCAAGCCTGCCGTCAACGGGACGATCCTGGCCGATGCCGCCGTCGCCATGCTGGACTTGCCCGTCAGCGCGAAACACATGCTGGTATTTGACGACAGCACGGGCAAGGTGCTGATGGCGAAAGATGCGGACGCCGTCGTGCCCATCGCCTCGATCACCAAGCTGATGACGGCCATGGTGGTGCTCGATGCGGGCCTGGCCCCCGACGAACAGTTGCGCATCGTGCGCGCCGATGGCGATGCGTCCTTGCAGCGCCACAGCCTGCTGGCCGAGGGCGTGGCCGTGTCGCGCGGCGCGCTGTTGCAACTGGCGCTGCTGCCCTCCGAAAACCGCGCCGCCGCCGCGCTGGCGCGCACTTATCCGGGCGGCAGCGCGGCGTTTCAACAGGCCTTGCAAGCGAAGATCCGCCACCTGGGCTTGACGCGCACATCGCTGACGGACCCCGTCGGCAGTTCGCCCGCGAATACGTCGACGGCCAGCGAGGTGGCGAAGATCGTCGCGGCGGCCGCGCGCTATCCGGACATCGCCCGCATCACCAGCCACCCGCAGGCCAGCGTGGCCGTCAATGGCAAGGTCCGCACCTTGCACAACACCAACCCGCTGGTGGGCGGCAAGGGCTGGGACATTTTATTGTCCAAGACGGGCAGCAGCCACGCGGCGGGCAGCTGCCTGACCATGCGCATGCGCAGCGGCGGCAAGCACGTCACCGTGGTGCTGCTCGATGCCGACGGCGCGCAGCGGCGCTCGCTCGACGCCGGACACATCCGCGACACCCTGGCCGGGAGCCCAGGCCGCATGCATTGA
- a CDS encoding multidrug effflux MFS transporter, whose amino-acid sequence MKARNLTLVLAGLAMLGPFATDTFLPSFPAIGTHFDVSSVLVQQTLSVYLAAYAFMTLFYGTLSDSFGRRPVILASLLIFAVGSIGAAFAPSFGWLLFFRGMQGASAGAGRVIGQAIVRDSLAGAAAQKMLANIMMVFGIAPAIAPIIGGWLHVAYGWQSTFVFTFSVTVLLALACLKGLPESLAVEQRQPFHPGNIARNYWLALRHRAFLLRSLAVAFAFGGFALYIASAPHFILELLHLPETAFGWMFIPMVAGLVLGSALSGKLAHVVKSTVLVRWGLLVMAATGAVNIAYNHWFSASIPFAVVPVMLYAFGMSLALPGMTMSTLDIFPQMRGLAASLQNFVQMLVFALVSGFVAPLLFDSAFKLALGQASAVVLAAAFWWLGSRQGAGKGVVGVVKTI is encoded by the coding sequence ATGAAGGCGCGCAACCTGACCCTGGTGCTGGCCGGGCTGGCCATGCTGGGCCCGTTCGCCACCGATACCTTCCTGCCGTCGTTTCCCGCGATCGGCACGCATTTCGACGTCAGCAGCGTGCTGGTGCAGCAGACCCTGAGCGTCTACCTGGCCGCGTATGCCTTCATGACCCTGTTCTACGGCACCTTGTCCGACTCGTTCGGCCGCCGTCCCGTGATTCTCGCTTCGTTGCTGATCTTTGCCGTCGGCTCCATCGGCGCCGCCTTCGCCCCCAGCTTTGGCTGGCTGCTGTTCTTCCGCGGCATGCAGGGCGCTTCGGCCGGTGCGGGCAGGGTGATCGGCCAAGCCATCGTGCGCGACAGTCTAGCCGGCGCGGCCGCGCAAAAGATGCTGGCCAATATCATGATGGTGTTCGGCATCGCGCCCGCCATCGCGCCCATCATCGGCGGCTGGCTGCACGTAGCCTACGGTTGGCAATCGACGTTCGTGTTTACTTTTTCCGTCACCGTGCTGCTGGCGCTGGCCTGCCTGAAAGGTTTGCCGGAAAGTTTAGCCGTCGAGCAACGCCAGCCTTTCCATCCAGGCAACATCGCGCGCAATTACTGGCTGGCCTTGCGTCACCGGGCATTCCTGCTGCGTTCGCTGGCCGTGGCCTTCGCCTTTGGCGGCTTTGCGCTGTACATCGCCTCGGCCCCGCATTTCATCCTGGAACTGCTGCACCTGCCGGAAACGGCGTTCGGCTGGATGTTCATCCCCATGGTGGCGGGACTGGTGCTGGGCTCGGCGCTGTCGGGCAAGCTGGCCCATGTGGTGAAAAGCACCGTGCTGGTGCGCTGGGGCTTGCTGGTCATGGCGGCCACGGGGGCGGTCAATATTGCTTATAACCACTGGTTTTCGGCCAGCATCCCGTTCGCCGTCGTGCCCGTGATGCTGTACGCGTTCGGCATGTCGCTGGCCTTGCCGGGCATGACCATGTCGACGCTCGATATCTTCCCGCAGATGCGGGGTCTGGCCGCGTCCCTGCAAAACTTCGTGCAAATGCTGGTGTTTGCGCTGGTGTCCGGTTTTGTCGCACCGTTGCTGTTCGACAGCGCATTCAAACTGGCGCTGGGACAGGCTTCGGCCGTCGTACTGGCCGCCGCATTCTGGTGGCTGGGCAGCCGGCAAGGGGCGGGGAAGGGCGTGGTAGGGGTTGTCAAAACAATATGA
- a CDS encoding BlaI/MecI/CopY family transcriptional regulator: MLKNTSTPHPTAAELDLLRILWRRGPSDARAVYDALAEERADASYATVLRQLQLMHGKGLLSRDESQRPQLYAAVDAQEKLQTSLLKDLIGKVFSGSGKALVLTALREHVSDAERLEIEKILRSKDGKQP, translated from the coding sequence ATGTTAAAAAATACCTCCACTCCCCATCCCACGGCCGCCGAACTGGATCTGCTGCGCATCCTGTGGCGGCGCGGTCCGTCCGACGCGCGCGCCGTGTACGACGCCCTGGCCGAAGAGCGTGCCGACGCCAGTTACGCCACCGTGCTGCGCCAGTTGCAGCTGATGCATGGCAAGGGCTTGCTGAGCCGCGACGAAAGCCAGCGACCGCAGCTGTATGCGGCCGTCGATGCGCAGGAAAAGCTGCAGACGAGTCTGCTCAAGGACTTGATCGGCAAGGTGTTTTCCGGCTCCGGCAAGGCGCTGGTGCTGACGGCGCTGCGCGAGCACGTGAGCGACGCGGAACGCCTGGAAATTGAAAAAATTCTGCGCAGCAAGGATGGCAAACAGCCATGA
- a CDS encoding CerR family C-terminal domain-containing protein, with protein sequence MAEEKENEPARARILQAALQLFADEGYKLASVRRICEAAHVNVAMVNYYFHGKEELYLAAFDHARELARASAADVAAASAQAQLPSVEQLRLAIEALVSDMLRAGPASLFSRLVARELIEPTAAIHKLAERNVRPQHALFTGLIRGVVGPVMPDDVVQKCVFSVIGQVVFYSRSRIVHELVAPEITYDETGTASIAQHVAAFSLAALDGLRRQYAVQAGA encoded by the coding sequence ATGGCGGAAGAGAAAGAAAACGAACCGGCGCGCGCGCGCATCCTGCAGGCGGCGCTCCAGCTGTTTGCCGACGAAGGCTACAAGCTCGCGTCCGTGCGCAGAATCTGCGAGGCGGCCCACGTCAACGTGGCGATGGTCAATTATTATTTTCATGGCAAGGAAGAGCTGTATCTGGCCGCCTTCGACCATGCACGCGAACTGGCGCGCGCCTCGGCTGCTGACGTGGCCGCCGCCAGCGCGCAGGCGCAGTTACCGTCCGTGGAACAGTTGCGCCTGGCAATCGAAGCGCTCGTCTCCGACATGTTGCGCGCGGGGCCGGCGTCCTTGTTCAGCCGGCTGGTGGCGCGCGAGCTGATCGAGCCGACTGCCGCCATCCACAAGCTGGCCGAGCGCAATGTGCGCCCGCAGCACGCCCTGTTTACGGGCTTGATCCGTGGCGTGGTGGGACCTGTCATGCCGGATGACGTGGTGCAGAAATGCGTGTTCAGCGTGATTGGCCAGGTGGTGTTCTATTCCCGTTCGCGCATCGTGCATGAACTGGTGGCGCCGGAAATTACCTATGACGAGACTGGCACCGCCAGCATTGCGCAGCATGTCGCCGCGTTCTCGCTGGCGGCCCTCGACGGCTTGCGCCGCCAATATGCTGTGCAGGCGGGCGCATGA
- a CDS encoding DUF2946 family protein, whose amino-acid sequence MKRKQWHMWFACLALLLNALSPSLSYAFASLHANANNAAVEICSASGAVYTQADLAPAARSTTDSVLHHIEHCPFCMSHAGSVGLPPSSSSPLAVITGHDHYPPLFYQAPKAPFAWLAASPRGPPSAA is encoded by the coding sequence TTGAAACGCAAACAGTGGCATATGTGGTTCGCCTGCCTGGCGCTACTGCTCAATGCGCTGTCGCCGTCCCTGTCGTATGCGTTTGCCTCGTTGCACGCGAACGCGAACAATGCCGCCGTCGAAATCTGTTCGGCCAGCGGCGCCGTCTATACGCAGGCGGACCTGGCGCCAGCCGCCAGATCCACCACCGATTCCGTGCTGCACCACATCGAACATTGCCCGTTCTGCATGAGCCATGCGGGCAGCGTGGGCTTGCCGCCGTCCTCATCCTCGCCGCTGGCCGTCATCACGGGCCACGATCACTATCCGCCATTGTTTTACCAGGCGCCCAAAGCGCCGTTCGCGTGGCTGGCCGCCAGTCCGCGCGGTCCGCCTTCGGCTGCCTGA
- a CDS encoding AraC family transcriptional regulator codes for MALVSDHPLHLLGLRFPLRLRVTVRQGFVTLHNEIATKKLASGDSFVVPAFLRFACDVMPGRGKPAVFTLALEGDEADGGHGGGKRWSQALAQHIFDTPQGKWTAARLAALWQVTPHKARARLFAEGEALLSLVREQRLAHALHTAAQADADGEDGERDLAQVAAGSGFASIPAFCDACVDVAGVRPSLFLRGQAPG; via the coding sequence ATGGCACTCGTTTCCGATCATCCTCTGCACTTGCTGGGCTTGCGCTTTCCGCTCCGGCTGCGCGTCACCGTGCGCCAGGGTTTTGTCACCTTGCATAATGAAATCGCCACCAAGAAACTGGCCAGCGGCGACAGCTTCGTCGTGCCTGCCTTCTTGCGCTTTGCCTGCGACGTGATGCCGGGGCGGGGCAAGCCGGCCGTGTTCACCTTGGCGCTGGAAGGCGATGAAGCCGATGGCGGCCACGGCGGCGGCAAGCGCTGGAGCCAGGCGCTGGCGCAGCACATCTTTGATACGCCGCAAGGCAAATGGACGGCGGCGCGCCTGGCGGCCCTGTGGCAAGTGACGCCGCACAAGGCGCGCGCGCGCCTGTTTGCCGAGGGCGAGGCATTGCTCAGCCTGGTACGCGAACAGCGTCTGGCGCACGCGCTGCACACGGCGGCGCAAGCGGACGCCGATGGGGAAGACGGCGAGCGCGACCTGGCGCAAGTGGCGGCCGGCTCCGGCTTTGCCTCGATCCCCGCATTTTGCGATGCCTGCGTGGACGTGGCGGGCGTGCGTCCCAGCCTGTTCCTGCGGGGACAGGCGCCCGGATAG
- a CDS encoding Crp/Fnr family transcriptional regulator produces the protein MDSNDSVDLAMLELDSHDWFAALDARHQTLLRAGSVLRHFEAGAFITRRGEPSAHWIGVHTGLIKLAVYNADGRGATFSGVPAGGWSGEGSVLKRELRRYDVVAVRASSIILVPVDLFHLLLAESLSFNAFVIRQLNERMGQFIATIQNQRLLAVDAQVAQAIAQLFHPMLYPRTSRVLELSQEEIGLLTGISRQRVNQALGHLAELKLISIAYQSIRVVDLDGLRRYGVASL, from the coding sequence ATGGATAGCAACGATAGTGTAGACCTTGCAATGCTGGAACTCGACAGCCACGACTGGTTCGCGGCCCTCGATGCGCGGCATCAGACTCTGTTGCGCGCAGGCAGCGTGCTTCGGCATTTCGAGGCGGGCGCCTTCATCACGCGGCGCGGCGAACCGTCGGCGCACTGGATCGGCGTGCACACGGGCTTGATCAAGCTGGCCGTCTACAACGCCGATGGGCGCGGCGCCACGTTCTCCGGCGTGCCGGCCGGCGGCTGGAGCGGCGAGGGCAGCGTGCTCAAGCGCGAATTGCGCCGCTACGACGTGGTGGCCGTGCGCGCATCGAGCATCATCCTCGTGCCTGTGGACCTGTTTCATCTGCTGCTGGCCGAGAGCCTTTCCTTCAATGCCTTCGTCATCCGCCAGCTGAACGAGCGCATGGGGCAATTCATCGCCACCATCCAGAACCAGCGCCTGCTGGCCGTCGACGCGCAGGTGGCGCAAGCGATCGCGCAGCTGTTCCACCCCATGTTATATCCGCGCACTTCCCGCGTGCTTGAGCTGTCGCAGGAAGAAATCGGCTTGCTGACCGGCATTTCGCGCCAGCGCGTGAACCAGGCGCTGGGCCATCTGGCCGAACTCAAGCTGATCAGCATCGCCTATCAATCGATCCGCGTCGTCGACCTCGATGGCTTGCGCCGTTATGGCGTAGCGTCGCTGTGA